The following proteins are encoded in a genomic region of Candidatus Hinthialibacter antarcticus:
- a CDS encoding HU family DNA-binding protein, with amino-acid sequence MTKKEIIELVAERTKLNKNLTKAIVECVLDVFIEILANEKRIEVRNFGVFKVKRTPARVGRNPVTKETADVPARNIVQFKAGKYMKELVADGKSETELSTPESAPQQQTLL; translated from the coding sequence GTGACCAAGAAAGAGATCATTGAACTTGTCGCGGAACGAACGAAGTTAAACAAGAACCTGACGAAGGCGATTGTTGAGTGCGTTCTTGATGTGTTTATCGAGATTTTGGCCAACGAAAAACGCATCGAAGTTCGTAACTTTGGCGTGTTTAAGGTAAAGCGGACTCCTGCTCGCGTTGGTCGTAATCCGGTAACAAAAGAAACGGCTGACGTGCCGGCCCGTAACATTGTGCAGTTCAAGGCAGGCAAGTACATGAAAGAATTGGTTGCGGATGGCAAGTCTGAAACGGAACTCTCAACGCCTGAAAGCGCACCGCAGCAGCAAACACTGTTATGA
- a CDS encoding Asp23/Gls24 family envelope stress response protein, which produces MSEQEASAPEWGDIGVSNEVFENIAAICARKISGVAGIENTEGLVDSLSKVWGRGDGAKGVKVSTDEEEVAIDLTVLVEEGYPIPQVAESVQKEVKSMVEDMTGQSVHSVNILIADLQTAAAETELIPPL; this is translated from the coding sequence ATGAGCGAACAAGAAGCAAGCGCCCCGGAATGGGGCGATATTGGCGTATCGAACGAAGTCTTTGAAAATATAGCCGCAATCTGCGCCCGGAAAATATCAGGCGTAGCAGGAATTGAAAATACAGAAGGTCTAGTCGATAGCCTCTCAAAAGTTTGGGGGCGCGGAGACGGCGCAAAAGGCGTTAAGGTCTCCACCGACGAAGAAGAAGTCGCAATTGATTTGACCGTTCTTGTTGAAGAAGGCTACCCCATCCCTCAGGTGGCGGAGTCGGTGCAAAAAGAAGTGAAAAGTATGGTTGAGGATATGACAGGGCAATCGGTTCACAGCGTCAACATCCTCATCGCCGATTTACAAACTGCCGCAGCCGAAACAGAGTTAATACCGCCTCTGTAA
- a CDS encoding HU family DNA-binding protein, with amino-acid sequence MTSTKKDIVKEVASRTGFDISSVKNIVQTMFDAMCVGLARDGNIEIRNFGIFKVKSTPARKARNPKTSEIITVPAKKHISFKPGQEMKKKINDEPAESTES; translated from the coding sequence ATGACTTCGACCAAAAAAGACATTGTCAAAGAAGTGGCTTCACGGACCGGGTTTGATATTTCGAGCGTCAAAAATATCGTTCAAACCATGTTCGACGCTATGTGCGTTGGTTTGGCTCGTGATGGAAATATCGAAATACGAAACTTTGGCATATTCAAAGTCAAAAGTACGCCAGCGCGTAAAGCGCGCAATCCAAAAACCAGTGAAATCATCACTGTCCCAGCGAAAAAGCACATCAGCTTTAAGCCAGGGCAAGAGATGAAAAAGAAAATTAACGACGA